The Paenibacillus uliginis N3/975 genome has a window encoding:
- a CDS encoding HAD-IIIA family hydrolase, producing MNCYQAVFMDRDGTIGGTGHFIHPRDFILYQGAQEAIHELKEAGLKVFAFTNQHRISRGQATIEEFRRQFDEYGFDDAFICPHGSSEKCDCKKPEPGMLRTAAEKYGLDLSRCVVIGDVGDTDMMAAHAVGAKKILVKTGWGEGSLNTFRDRWIDVEPDYIADHIQDAVTWILRSDT from the coding sequence ATGAATTGTTATCAAGCTGTTTTTATGGATCGAGATGGTACTATTGGTGGAACGGGGCATTTTATTCATCCAAGAGATTTTATATTGTACCAAGGTGCTCAAGAAGCGATTCATGAACTGAAAGAAGCAGGGTTAAAGGTATTTGCTTTTACGAATCAGCACAGGATCTCACGAGGACAAGCTACCATAGAGGAATTTAGAAGACAGTTTGATGAATACGGTTTTGATGATGCTTTTATATGCCCACATGGAAGTAGCGAAAAATGTGATTGTAAAAAGCCGGAACCAGGGATGTTACGAACAGCAGCTGAAAAGTATGGATTGGATTTGTCCAGATGTGTTGTTATAGGTGATGTGGGAGATACCGATATGATGGCTGCACATGCTGTTGGAGCTAAGAAAATACTTGTAAAGACCGGCTGGGGGGAAGGATCCCTGAATACGTTTAGAGACAGATGGATAGATGTTGAACCCGATTACATTGCAGATCATATTCAAGATGCGGTGACATGGATTCTTAGGAGCGATACATAA
- a CDS encoding Gfo/Idh/MocA family protein: protein MIRIGVVGAGVIAAEHFKHIHANERAELVAICDIVPNLAETAANQYGATAYTQVSSMLERENLDALFVCVPPFAHDDIEEQAARKGIHLLVEKPLGLDMAEVRRKAAIISEAGILTSTGYCLRYMEPVQRAKQYLAGKEIGMVRAHRFGGLPPSAWWINHAKSGGQLVEQTTHNVDLMVYLAGGVRKVYADMALLLNSDVPGITTPDAASVNLVFTSGALGHIDTGFLPQPDDRSSFEIMGRDFRLTIDGMKLTITEPGRSTTWQGTGNFYKQQDDAFIRAIETGDNSLILAPYEEVMRTLEVTLAANESAETGLPVMII, encoded by the coding sequence ATGATTCGCATAGGCGTTGTCGGTGCAGGGGTTATCGCTGCAGAACATTTTAAGCATATTCATGCAAATGAGAGAGCAGAGTTGGTCGCCATATGCGACATCGTACCGAATCTGGCTGAAACGGCTGCCAATCAATATGGAGCAACGGCGTACACACAGGTGAGCAGCATGCTGGAGAGGGAGAACTTGGATGCGTTGTTCGTATGTGTACCTCCATTTGCGCACGATGATATCGAGGAGCAAGCTGCACGAAAGGGCATCCATCTCCTTGTGGAAAAGCCGCTTGGTCTGGACATGGCAGAGGTCCGAAGGAAAGCAGCCATCATATCGGAGGCCGGAATCCTTACAAGCACAGGATATTGTCTGAGATACATGGAACCAGTTCAGCGTGCGAAACAGTATCTAGCTGGAAAAGAAATCGGTATGGTTCGTGCACATCGTTTCGGCGGCTTGCCTCCTTCAGCTTGGTGGATCAACCATGCCAAATCGGGAGGTCAGCTTGTCGAGCAGACAACGCATAATGTGGATCTGATGGTGTACTTGGCTGGTGGCGTTCGAAAAGTGTATGCAGATATGGCATTGCTGCTGAATAGTGATGTTCCGGGTATTACCACGCCGGATGCCGCTTCCGTTAATCTCGTCTTCACATCCGGAGCACTGGGACATATCGATACCGGCTTTCTCCCGCAGCCAGATGACCGTTCGTCGTTCGAAATTATGGGCAGGGATTTCCGTCTTACAATTGACGGCATGAAGCTTACGATTACGGAACCGGGAAGATCGACAACGTGGCAGGGAACAGGAAATTTTTATAAGCAGCAGGATGATGCGTTTATTCGCGCTATTGAGACTGGAGATAACAGTCTGATCCTTGCCCCATACGAAGAAGTCATGCGTACACTTGAAGTAACCCTGGCAGCCAATGAATCGGCGGAGACTGGCTTACCAGTGATGATTATATGA
- a CDS encoding extracellular solute-binding protein translates to MKKALLLIMSFMLVFTMAACSGSSGKDVTGGVKIEKVSDMSGTVRVALAGWQLENGIDALTGNPTIGLNEYLDKTFKIMYPNIKLEIYQIPWENVKAKQSAMLLSGDADILYTGGAFASQWYQEGLLRDLDDLIEKDKSFDPKIYLEGIMNNSYSTKSPDGAKQFGIPAVLGRRMTIYDKKLFEDWGVEVLSAKATPEEILDKAKKMTGKNPKTGEDNFGLYWSGNSLNGSTFVALTLAFGAKGAEGSLKDTKNIKWHLNTPEMVKVMEWLKEAAALPPAGFVNAQGAENFGLEKNNIAIALDSTGGSTMSEYRTKQNEELLDRFEPVLNMGPKGEGWVAVDPFIMAKNAKDVDASWEVLKFLSGHMTQKYMYETFSYTPTLKNADFVTAEDKFVKKALEIAEVGHSELMDEANPFYMSDIAPAVNGFISQAASGNAPDIQKFLDDLQARAEKWSANLK, encoded by the coding sequence ATGAAGAAGGCTTTGTTACTCATCATGTCCTTCATGCTCGTGTTTACAATGGCCGCATGCTCGGGTAGCTCAGGAAAGGATGTAACCGGCGGCGTCAAAATTGAAAAAGTGTCAGACATGTCGGGCACGGTTCGCGTTGCATTGGCCGGCTGGCAGCTCGAAAATGGGATTGATGCATTGACAGGAAATCCGACGATTGGCCTGAATGAGTATCTGGATAAAACGTTCAAAATCATGTACCCGAACATTAAGCTCGAGATTTACCAGATTCCGTGGGAGAACGTGAAGGCGAAACAATCGGCGATGCTGCTCTCTGGAGATGCGGATATACTCTACACAGGCGGAGCTTTTGCCTCCCAATGGTATCAGGAAGGACTGCTGCGTGACCTGGATGACTTGATCGAAAAAGATAAATCATTTGACCCGAAGATTTATTTGGAAGGCATCATGAACAACTCTTATAGTACAAAGTCTCCTGATGGAGCTAAACAATTCGGCATTCCTGCAGTTCTTGGGCGGAGAATGACGATCTACGACAAAAAATTGTTTGAAGATTGGGGAGTCGAAGTGTTATCTGCGAAGGCGACTCCAGAAGAAATATTGGATAAGGCTAAAAAAATGACCGGTAAAAATCCAAAAACGGGAGAAGACAACTTTGGATTGTACTGGAGTGGTAACTCGCTCAATGGATCGACATTCGTAGCTCTTACCTTGGCTTTTGGCGCAAAGGGTGCAGAAGGTTCTCTGAAGGACACCAAGAATATTAAGTGGCATTTGAATACACCAGAGATGGTAAAAGTGATGGAATGGCTCAAAGAAGCGGCAGCACTTCCGCCAGCAGGCTTTGTGAATGCTCAAGGTGCTGAAAACTTTGGTTTAGAAAAGAATAATATCGCCATCGCCCTGGATTCTACGGGTGGTTCTACAATGAGTGAATACCGTACCAAACAGAATGAGGAGCTGTTAGACCGTTTTGAACCGGTATTGAATATGGGACCAAAGGGTGAAGGCTGGGTTGCTGTGGATCCGTTTATCATGGCGAAAAATGCAAAGGACGTGGATGCTTCATGGGAAGTATTGAAATTCCTTTCTGGTCATATGACTCAAAAATATATGTATGAGACTTTCTCTTATACGCCTACACTTAAAAATGCTGATTTTGTGACAGCGGAAGATAAATTTGTGAAAAAGGCACTCGAGATTGCAGAGGTCGGTCATTCTGAATTGATGGATGAGGCCAATCCATTCTATATGAGCGATATTGCGCCAGCGGTGAACGGGTTTATCAGCCAGGCAGCATCAGGTAATGCACCGGATATCCAGAAGTTTCTGGATGACTTGCAAGCACGTGCAGAAAAATGGTCGGCCAATCTGAAATAA
- a CDS encoding carbohydrate ABC transporter permease — protein sequence MADTAIPKVTVRRKRISLSQIILTIVLFLGSFLMIVPFLWMLVTSFDWGARLNISFPPKIWPEEPSIRTFEAAFTNIKMFKYIGNSVIVSGGVIIISSLSALLSGYALSKLRFKGANLVLLLALSTMMIPFEMTMIPQYLLFSKLGLVDNYLAFYLPAMNYAFGTFLAKAFFDQLPSSLREAAVLDGAKEITVFSRVYLPLCTPIIATMVILLFLGVWNDMLWPLLILKTAAKYTIQIGLAMFTYNNGINQQPAIIMAATTISLIPVVVVYLFLQRYIIESIALSGIKQ from the coding sequence ATGGCCGATACAGCAATACCCAAAGTAACCGTTCGCCGCAAAAGGATATCTTTAAGTCAGATTATACTGACCATTGTTCTGTTTTTAGGTTCGTTTCTTATGATTGTGCCGTTTCTCTGGATGCTTGTAACGAGCTTCGATTGGGGGGCGCGGCTTAATATATCGTTTCCGCCCAAGATTTGGCCCGAGGAACCGTCGATTAGGACATTCGAAGCGGCTTTTACCAATATTAAAATGTTCAAATATATCGGCAACTCGGTCATTGTCAGCGGTGGGGTCATTATCATTAGTTCTCTTTCGGCCTTGTTGTCGGGCTATGCCTTATCCAAGCTCCGCTTCAAAGGGGCGAACCTGGTGCTGTTGCTCGCGCTCAGCACGATGATGATTCCATTCGAGATGACGATGATCCCACAGTATTTGCTCTTCAGCAAGTTAGGTCTTGTTGATAACTATTTGGCATTTTATCTTCCTGCGATGAACTATGCGTTTGGAACTTTTTTGGCCAAAGCGTTCTTTGACCAGCTGCCGAGCAGTTTAAGGGAAGCAGCCGTGCTGGATGGAGCCAAGGAAATCACCGTATTCAGCCGGGTCTACCTACCGCTGTGCACACCGATTATTGCAACCATGGTCATTTTACTGTTTCTTGGTGTCTGGAATGATATGCTGTGGCCGCTACTTATTTTGAAGACTGCTGCTAAATACACCATACAGATTGGTTTGGCCATGTTCACGTATAACAACGGTATTAATCAACAACCGGCTATCATTATGGCCGCGACGACGATAAGTCTTATTCCGGTCGTTGTCGTGTATTTATTCCTTCAGCGTTATATCATCGAGAGCATTGCTTTATCCGGCATCAAGCAGTAA
- a CDS encoding carbohydrate ABC transporter permease, with translation MSSTPEGKYLSNQRTMSKRKFRFTRNDWMGYLFSAPLIIGVLAFAIYPMFAALFMSFHQTSGLALNGKWVGMSNYSYALEDSLFWQALTNTFVMGIWSVLLGIALSFILASLINNLKWHLGKNFFKAVYFLPNVVSGVATSLLFSFLFFPSKEGLINFVISFIGLEPVGWFTNPEVSRYSIVLMSLWGALGYNTIIFLAGLQSVPRDLYEAAEVDGAGTYRKWLYITIPYLRPIFVFMLIMGTIGGMKRFTDVWLIGGTAGNPGGSLMTVVLYIYRNAFLASQMGLATAVSYLLFLIILVLTVFLMLLNRRKDSLD, from the coding sequence TTGTCATCCACCCCAGAAGGGAAATACCTTTCCAATCAAAGGACTATGTCCAAGAGGAAGTTCAGATTTACACGTAATGATTGGATGGGTTATTTGTTTAGTGCTCCTTTGATTATCGGTGTGCTTGCTTTTGCCATTTATCCGATGTTTGCTGCTCTGTTTATGAGTTTTCACCAGACATCAGGTCTTGCTTTGAATGGAAAATGGGTAGGTATGAGTAATTACAGTTATGCCTTAGAAGATTCTTTATTTTGGCAAGCGCTTACAAATACGTTTGTGATGGGCATCTGGTCTGTACTGCTTGGTATTGCCTTGTCGTTCATTCTTGCAAGTCTGATTAACAACTTGAAATGGCATCTGGGGAAAAATTTTTTCAAAGCGGTCTACTTTCTGCCTAACGTAGTATCTGGAGTCGCAACAAGCCTGTTATTCTCATTCTTGTTTTTTCCTTCAAAGGAAGGGTTGATCAACTTCGTGATCAGTTTTATCGGTCTCGAGCCGGTTGGCTGGTTTACGAATCCGGAAGTTTCCCGGTACAGCATTGTGTTGATGAGCCTATGGGGTGCGCTTGGTTATAACACGATCATTTTTTTGGCTGGATTGCAAAGTGTTCCCCGTGATCTATATGAAGCTGCAGAAGTGGATGGAGCGGGTACGTACCGTAAGTGGCTCTACATTACCATTCCTTACTTGCGGCCAATATTTGTCTTTATGCTCATTATGGGAACGATCGGCGGTATGAAAAGATTTACAGACGTTTGGCTGATCGGAGGTACAGCCGGTAATCCTGGGGGCAGTCTGATGACGGTCGTGCTGTATATTTACCGCAATGCATTTCTGGCTTCACAGATGGGGCTTGCCACGGCAGTGTCTTATCTGCTGTTCCTGATTATCCTCGTGCTGACGGTATTTCTCATGCTACTTAACCGGCGTAAAGACAGTCTGGATTAA
- a CDS encoding GNAT family N-acetyltransferase: MSEMRSENGRFYFEEKGTTTAEVTFSPMGVKVISIDHTFVSPSLRGKGIAEQLIRGVISHARSENLKIIPSCSYAEHHFDKFPEDRDVLQ, translated from the coding sequence ATGTCCGAAATGAGATCAGAGAATGGGCGTTTTTATTTCGAGGAGAAAGGAACTACAACAGCCGAGGTTACATTTTCACCGATGGGAGTCAAGGTCATCAGTATCGACCACACATTTGTATCCCCATCACTTCGTGGAAAAGGAATTGCAGAGCAGCTAATCCGTGGAGTCATCAGCCACGCCCGCAGTGAGAATCTAAAGATTATTCCTTCTTGTTCTTATGCAGAGCATCATTTCGACAAGTTTCCGGAAGATCGTGATGTATTACAATAA
- a CDS encoding C40 family peptidase translates to MNNLLKSVLLSGAIVASTLVLSPDYASAATSSIKVQINDSLVSFPDEQPFVDSKGFTQVPIRMITEKMGSTVTYEKLSSSRSKVTIKKGSKTIVLKSGSNIALVGSKQVVMDTSMRVVDGRAFVPVRFVSEAFGYSLKWDSRNKIAIISTDGKNHAPAWTAPVHNTSKGNQVVSTAKKYLGTKYAWGGASPSTGFDCSGYVKYVYGKMGVSLPHSSVSMHNNYGTPVSKSNLKPGDLVFFITNKVSTSHVGIYIGDNKFISATSSGVTIASINSSYWGPKYNGANRIFK, encoded by the coding sequence ATGAATAACTTACTGAAATCGGTATTACTTTCAGGGGCGATCGTCGCCTCAACATTAGTTCTTAGTCCTGACTACGCGAGCGCTGCTACTTCTTCCATTAAGGTACAAATTAACGATTCCTTAGTTTCTTTTCCGGACGAGCAACCTTTTGTTGACAGTAAAGGATTTACTCAGGTACCTATTCGAATGATTACAGAGAAGATGGGCTCTACCGTTACGTATGAAAAGCTTAGTTCTTCGAGATCCAAAGTAACGATTAAAAAGGGAAGCAAGACTATCGTACTCAAATCCGGCTCCAATATAGCTTTAGTTGGTTCTAAGCAAGTTGTTATGGACACAAGCATGCGGGTCGTCGATGGCCGAGCTTTTGTTCCTGTTCGGTTCGTATCGGAAGCGTTCGGCTATTCTTTGAAGTGGGATTCTAGAAATAAAATTGCGATAATCAGTACCGATGGCAAAAATCATGCTCCTGCCTGGACAGCACCTGTACATAACACTTCCAAAGGAAATCAGGTTGTATCCACTGCTAAGAAGTATCTTGGGACCAAATATGCATGGGGAGGCGCCTCGCCATCCACCGGATTTGATTGTTCCGGTTATGTGAAATATGTGTATGGCAAGATGGGTGTCAGTCTACCTCATAGCTCCGTATCGATGCATAACAATTACGGAACTCCAGTGTCAAAGAGCAATCTTAAACCAGGGGATCTCGTATTTTTCATTACCAACAAAGTTTCAACATCTCATGTAGGCATTTATATCGGTGACAATAAATTTATTTCTGCCACTAGCAGCGGAGTAACGATTGCCAGCATAAACAGCTCCTATTGGGGACCTAAATATAACGGCGCAAATCGGATTTTTAAATGA
- a CDS encoding endonuclease MutS2, whose amino-acid sequence MNLATMKLLQYDKVQTELERFAVSYLGKNHIREITPLTQIKAIRLRLDETSEASTLLRAGASIPIPSLEGIEPVQQLLGTGYVLTERDFGHIQQFLRSCKQLIRYMATKSEIAPKVASYASSMYELPSLLSEIEHCIYSGRVVDGASKELARVRKKIAVSEERVKRKLDSLLSKHRSIMQESLVSKRNGRYVLPIKKEHRKQINGVVLDESASGQTVYIEPSDVASLQHELSFLQTEEAREETKVLSALTEMAEKYSHELKLNADTVGMYDFIIARGKYGMSISGRNVELNDQGIIALKQATHPLLGPGMVPLDFAIGRNYKSLIITGPNTGGKTLTLKTVGLLTMMVQSGLLIPVQEGSQCSIYEQISVDIGDGQSIEHALSTFSAHIRNVNHILQTANDKTLILLDEMASGTDPGEGIGLSIAVLEELHRRRATVVVTTHFTEIKNFARITPGFENARMEFDTETLEPKYRLKIGEAGQSYAFVIAEKLGIPSAIIARSREISEAGVGHENTMFPSYNVTTNESYTDETRELAGDYNPDPLSVQDNQDLDALSSQESHDLKGAPEVTNHSEDQKQENLQSPSPPAYQLGDSVYVSSLNRTGIVCEAQDSRGMVGVMIQKQKIKINHKRLTLHIAGKNLYPEDYDMDIVFESKENRKKRKLMNRKHVEGLTIEIKPES is encoded by the coding sequence ATGAATTTAGCTACAATGAAATTGCTGCAATACGACAAGGTCCAAACCGAACTGGAACGCTTTGCCGTCTCTTATCTCGGGAAAAATCACATTCGTGAGATAACCCCTCTCACCCAGATTAAAGCAATCCGGCTTAGGCTGGATGAAACCTCTGAAGCAAGTACACTGCTCCGTGCAGGGGCAAGTATACCCATCCCTTCCTTGGAGGGAATAGAACCTGTCCAGCAACTGCTCGGAACTGGTTATGTGCTTACTGAACGCGACTTCGGCCATATTCAGCAATTTTTGCGCAGCTGCAAGCAGCTCATACGTTATATGGCCACCAAGAGCGAAATCGCTCCAAAGGTAGCCTCATACGCCTCTTCGATGTATGAACTCCCTTCATTGCTCTCAGAAATCGAACACTGTATTTATAGCGGCCGTGTTGTTGATGGTGCAAGCAAGGAGCTCGCGAGAGTCCGCAAAAAAATCGCTGTATCTGAAGAGCGAGTCAAGCGAAAGCTTGACAGCTTACTCAGCAAGCACCGGTCGATCATGCAGGAAAGCCTAGTCAGTAAACGTAACGGCAGGTATGTTCTGCCCATCAAGAAAGAACACCGCAAGCAAATTAACGGAGTCGTGCTGGATGAATCGGCAAGCGGACAGACGGTTTACATCGAACCGAGCGATGTTGCAAGCCTCCAGCATGAGCTGAGCTTTCTGCAGACCGAAGAAGCTCGGGAAGAGACCAAAGTACTCAGTGCATTGACCGAAATGGCTGAGAAATACAGTCACGAATTGAAGCTGAATGCAGATACTGTCGGAATGTACGATTTCATTATCGCTAGAGGTAAATATGGCATGTCCATCAGCGGAAGAAACGTGGAACTTAATGATCAAGGGATCATTGCGCTCAAGCAGGCCACCCATCCTCTGTTGGGGCCGGGCATGGTCCCACTGGATTTTGCAATTGGCCGTAACTACAAGTCCCTGATCATAACAGGTCCAAATACAGGCGGTAAGACATTAACGCTAAAAACCGTCGGTCTGTTAACCATGATGGTTCAGTCCGGCCTGCTCATTCCTGTTCAAGAAGGCAGTCAATGCAGCATATATGAACAGATTTCAGTCGATATCGGAGACGGTCAAAGTATTGAACATGCACTTAGCACCTTTTCGGCTCATATAAGAAACGTCAATCACATTTTACAAACCGCCAATGACAAAACACTGATATTACTGGATGAGATGGCTTCAGGCACGGACCCTGGAGAAGGTATCGGCCTCTCGATCGCCGTGCTGGAAGAGCTGCATCGCCGCAGGGCTACGGTTGTCGTTACGACTCACTTTACAGAAATCAAAAATTTCGCACGTATAACTCCTGGGTTCGAAAACGCGCGGATGGAGTTTGACACGGAGACACTTGAACCAAAATACCGGTTGAAAATCGGGGAAGCCGGGCAAAGCTATGCATTTGTCATTGCCGAGAAATTGGGGATTCCTTCAGCAATCATTGCACGTTCCCGAGAAATATCTGAAGCTGGAGTAGGTCATGAAAATACGATGTTCCCAAGTTACAACGTCACCACGAATGAATCTTATACAGATGAGACTCGTGAACTTGCCGGCGATTACAATCCGGATCCTCTCTCTGTTCAGGACAACCAGGATTTGGATGCTCTATCCAGTCAGGAAAGCCATGATTTGAAAGGAGCACCCGAAGTAACGAATCACAGCGAGGATCAAAAACAAGAGAACCTTCAAAGTCCTTCCCCTCCTGCTTATCAGCTTGGGGACAGCGTGTACGTATCGTCCTTGAACAGGACAGGTATCGTCTGTGAAGCTCAAGATTCGCGCGGTATGGTTGGCGTGATGATCCAAAAACAAAAGATCAAAATCAACCACAAACGCCTCACACTGCATATTGCAGGTAAAAATCTGTATCCTGAAGACTATGACATGGATATCGTTTTTGAGAGTAAAGAGAACCGCAAGAAACGGAAACTGATGAACCGAAAACATGTCGAGGGGCTAACCATTGAAATAAAACCTGAATCCTAA
- a CDS encoding GNAT family N-acetyltransferase produces the protein MIRTEEIQDYSQVEQLLKSAFKSEAEPRLVERIRSSVIFIPELSIVSETDGHITGHIMLSIAEVIDDDQSYRVACLAPLAVEPTLQRKGIGGALIREALNRCQQFNIPLVFLIGHPSYYPQFGFVKAGHYGFQLKQFEVPEEVFMVYEIEAGALNRLKGEFRYSDAFLDLE, from the coding sequence ATGATTAGAACAGAAGAAATCCAAGATTACTCCCAAGTGGAACAACTGCTAAAAAGCGCGTTTAAGAGTGAGGCCGAGCCTCGACTTGTTGAACGTATCCGTAGCTCCGTAATCTTTATTCCGGAATTGTCCATAGTATCCGAGACGGATGGACACATTACCGGGCACATCATGCTCAGCATAGCTGAAGTAATAGACGATGATCAGTCATATCGAGTGGCCTGCCTTGCTCCTCTCGCTGTGGAGCCGACCTTACAGCGTAAAGGGATTGGCGGGGCATTAATCCGAGAAGCTCTGAACAGATGCCAACAATTCAACATTCCGTTAGTTTTTCTGATCGGGCATCCTTCGTATTATCCGCAATTTGGATTTGTAAAGGCTGGTCATTACGGCTTTCAATTGAAACAGTTTGAAGTTCCAGAAGAGGTTTTTATGGTTTACGAAATAGAGGCAGGGGCTTTAAACCGTCTCAAGGGTGAGTTCCGCTATTCCGATGCCTTTTTGGACTTGGAATGA
- a CDS encoding class I SAM-dependent methyltransferase, translating to MYVADDWKDYEVIDTGGGEKLERWGDVILRRPDPQIIWPLNNDSGVWRNVHGHYHRSSSGGGNWDMKKQLPERWSISYDQLKFHIRPTNFKHTGLFPEQAANWRWMMNKIADAGRPIRVLNLFAYTGGATVAAAYAGAQVVHVDAAKGMVQWAKENLALSGLSDRPVRFITDDVFKFVQREQRRGNKYEAIIMDPPSYGRGPSGETWKLEQSLYPFLESCLDILSDHPLFMLINSYTTGISPTVLKNMLSMTMQPRYGGSISAGEIGLPITNSGLNLPCGILGRWES from the coding sequence ATGTATGTAGCTGATGATTGGAAAGATTATGAAGTTATAGATACCGGGGGCGGAGAAAAGCTCGAACGTTGGGGTGATGTTATTCTGCGCCGCCCGGATCCGCAAATTATTTGGCCGCTCAACAATGACAGCGGAGTATGGAGAAACGTTCACGGCCATTATCACCGCAGTTCGTCAGGCGGCGGAAACTGGGACATGAAGAAGCAGCTTCCTGAACGTTGGAGCATCTCCTATGACCAGCTTAAATTTCACATCCGTCCAACGAACTTTAAACATACTGGTCTTTTCCCCGAGCAGGCTGCTAACTGGCGCTGGATGATGAACAAAATTGCAGACGCCGGTCGTCCAATCCGTGTCCTCAATCTGTTCGCCTACACTGGAGGAGCAACCGTTGCTGCAGCCTATGCTGGCGCGCAGGTAGTTCATGTAGATGCAGCGAAAGGCATGGTACAGTGGGCTAAGGAAAACCTGGCTTTATCTGGTCTATCAGACCGCCCTGTCCGCTTCATTACGGATGACGTGTTCAAATTCGTACAACGTGAGCAGCGCCGCGGGAACAAGTATGAAGCTATCATTATGGATCCCCCATCCTACGGCCGGGGTCCAAGCGGAGAAACTTGGAAGCTCGAGCAAAGCCTATATCCATTCTTGGAAAGCTGCCTCGATATTCTGTCAGATCATCCGCTCTTCATGCTGATTAACTCCTATACAACGGGTATTTCACCTACCGTGCTTAAAAATATGCTGTCCATGACCATGCAGCCAAGATACGGCGGCAGCATCAGCGCTGGCGAGATCGGCCTGCCGATCACCAACTCCGGACTTAATCTGCCTTGCGGAATTTTGGGACGCTGGGAGTCGTAG
- a CDS encoding RluA family pseudouridine synthase, producing the protein MNDQKANYPDVPIVYEDNHVLGVSKPVNIPSQEDASGDADMLTILKDDIKVRYNKPGNVYLGLVHRLDRPVGGAMVFAKTSKAASRLSESVRSRSFRKLYAAIVHGKPKQPSGRLVDSLYKDSRSNTVRVVSKGTEGSKEAILDYTVLETQNGMSLVLVELHTGRPHQIRVQLSHAGWPLYGDQRYGNGLNKAGQQIALWSVFVGFPHPVSKEEIRIESMPPTLHPWNLFPSGRLIREIKNY; encoded by the coding sequence ATGAATGATCAGAAAGCCAATTATCCTGATGTACCAATTGTCTATGAGGATAACCACGTGCTTGGAGTGAGCAAACCTGTAAACATCCCTTCGCAGGAGGATGCCTCCGGGGATGCAGATATGCTTACGATACTTAAAGATGACATCAAGGTCCGGTATAACAAACCAGGTAACGTTTACCTCGGACTCGTTCACCGGCTGGATCGCCCAGTCGGCGGTGCCATGGTATTTGCCAAAACCTCCAAAGCGGCCTCCCGCTTATCGGAATCCGTCCGCAGCAGAAGTTTTCGCAAGCTGTACGCAGCGATAGTGCATGGCAAACCCAAACAACCGTCGGGCAGACTGGTAGATTCACTGTACAAAGACAGCCGCAGCAACACGGTTCGTGTTGTTTCTAAAGGAACAGAAGGCTCCAAGGAAGCTATCCTCGATTATACGGTGCTTGAGACCCAAAACGGTATGAGTCTCGTTCTAGTAGAGCTTCATACAGGGAGACCTCATCAGATTCGGGTTCAGTTAAGCCATGCAGGCTGGCCATTGTATGGTGATCAAAGATATGGTAATGGCCTTAATAAGGCAGGTCAACAGATTGCACTATGGTCGGTATTTGTCGGGTTCCCGCATCCTGTGAGCAAAGAAGAAATCAGGATTGAATCCATGCCACCGACGTTGCATCCGTGGAATCTCTTCCCTTCCGGCCGTTTGATCAGAGAGATTAAAAACTATTGA